From a region of the Daphnia magna isolate NIES linkage group LG1, ASM2063170v1.1, whole genome shotgun sequence genome:
- the LOC116917689 gene encoding uncharacterized protein LOC116917689 has translation MGLSTRSVELMLVIALLIQFSACADVSSSETQISNSTGSEGQRREKFLSLFSIVRFPNSLCLASNSYNGTCLTTAECSAKGGTASGTCASGFGVCCVLTIQTCGATTSLNNTYWQNNGFSSAYTTAGQCSLFVSRASSDVDQLRLEFITFILAQPDSATLSTTGQCITDSFTVSGSANIVPAICGSNTNQHMYINIGPGTSTVTLSIITSGTAMSRYWNIRVIQIPENTDYTAPDNCLQWFTEASGRLVSFNYQYATTPIVQHLAYQDYTMCIRTNQGFCGVKYDLCTPTASNPYGLSTVAAGTVATGTLMDSSCVYDWLQIPCVSDQANSVVTSVGATVGCASKLCGITGFTVTADSTTATTSLYSYRRPFEVRFYTDSKEFLVTAADAENWGFCLTYTQQPCLSSATNG, from the exons atgggttTATCTACCCGCAGTGTAGAATTGATGCTTGTCATTGCATTATTGATACAATTTTCAGCTTGTGCAGATGTGAGCTCGTCAGAGACCCAGATAAGCAACAGCACGGGGTCAGAAGGccaaagaagagaaaaat ttctttctttgttttccatCGTTCGTTTCCCGAATTCACTGTGTTTGGCATCCAATTCTTACAATG GGACTTGTTTGACCACTGCCGAGTGCTCCGCCAAAGGAGGAACAGCATCCGGAACCTGCGCTTCGGGATTCGGCGTCTGTTGCGTTT TGACTATCCAAACGTGTGGTGCAACAACAAGTTTGAACAACACATATTGGCAAAACAATGGATTCAGTTCGGCGTACACCACAGCTGGCCAATGCTCCCTGTTTGTTAGCAGAGCTTCTTCTGATGTCGATCAACTTCG ATTAGAATTTATAACCTTCATTTTGGCTCAGCCGGATTCGGCTACTCTTAGTACCACTGGTCAGTGTATAACTGATTCTTTTACTGTTTCCGGTTCGGCTAACATCGTTCCAGCTATATGCGGAAGCAACACCAACCAGCACA tgtACATCAACATCGGACCTGGGACGAGTACAGTTACCCTTAGTATAATCACGTCGGGCACCGCTATGTCTCGTTACTGGAACATCAGGGTCATTCAG ATTCCAGAAAACACTGATTACACGG CTCCAGACAACTGCCTGCAGTGGTTCACCGAGGCTTCTGGACGATTGGTCTCTTTCAACTACCAATACGCTACGACTCCGATAGTTCAACACTTGGCATATCAAGATTACACTATGTGTATCCGAACCAATCAG GGTTTTTGTGGAGTTAAATATGACTTGTGTACGCCAACGGCTAGTAATCCTTATGGGCTTTCGACTGTCGCTGCTGGCACTGTCGCCACTGGTACGCTTATGGATTCGTCTTGTGTTTACGATTGGCTTCAGATTCCATGCGTTTCCGATCAAGCCAATTCAGTCGTTACTTCGGTAGGAGCGACAGTCGGTTGCGCAAGTAAACTGTGCGGAATTACTGGCTTTACGGTAACAGCTGATTCAACAACCGCAACAACTTCTCTGTACA GCTATAGGCGACCTTTCGAAGTTCGTTTCTACACCGATTCAAAAGAATTTCTCGTGACTGCGGCCGATGCAGAAAACTGGGGATTCTGCCTAACTTACACTCAACAGCCATGCCTTTCATCAGCCACTAACGGCTAA
- the LOC116917676 gene encoding long-chain fatty acid transport protein 1 isoform X2: MNRGAFYGVIASLLWLRLHFPIWLILLILLAIYAVMGGYSYLSVIVRTTKRDVTGLTRYLQVLLRVRSYQKKNWTVPMVFETHVKKHPNKIAFVFEGREWTFKEIDEFSNKIAHVFEEAGFQPGETVALLLDNRPEYVAIWLGLAKAGLVTALLNHNLRDKPLLHCIQIADCKGVIFGADFCDAFTGVRDQLDSSIKQYAFDFKNNVSIPASSINLDMKMEEASPGRLSGPQRANYGDKMLYIYTSGTTGLPKAAVIRHSRYIFATFGGFYACGLNKKDTIYVPMPLYHMSGGCMGAGMTLLFGCTAVMRKKFSVTNFWSDCTKHGCTVAQYIGETCRYLLAAPPRPEDKSHSVRLMFGNGLRPQIWEEFVNRFSSSTRKLLIAEFYGATEGNANIINFDGRVGAVGFVSMIAPSVYPVALIKVNEDTGEPIRGEDGLCIRCKPGEPGMFVGMILRNHPIRDFHGYADPNATKKKVAVDVFKRGDAAFLSGDILEMDELGYLFFKDRTGDTFRWRGENVSTSEVEAVISNVAALKDCCVYGVEVPGAEGRAGMAAILDPERTLDLKVLATGMSKVLPSYARPLFVRLVKVIDLTGTYKLRKVDYQKEGFDVDKIKDEVYFFDATSQSYVLFTSALYEQLKSGKIRV, encoded by the exons atgaatcgaGGAGCTTTCTACGGTGTCATTGCTTCGTTGCTGTGGCTCCGACTGCATTTTCCTATTTGGCTCATCCTTTTAATCTTACTGGCAATCTACGCCGTTATGGGTGGATACAGTTATCTAAGTGTAATAGTTCGAACTACCAAACGCGATGTCAC TGGTTTGACTCGATACCTTCAAGTGTTGTTGAGGGTACGCAGTTACCAGAAGAAAAATTGGACTGTACCAATGGTATTTGAGACTCATGTGAAGAAACATCCCAACAAAATTGCCTTTGTTTTCGAAGGTAGAGAGTGGACTTTCAAGGAG ATTGACGAGTTCAGTAATAAGATAGCTCATGTGTTTGAAGAAGCTGGGTTTCAACCAGGCGAAACAGTTGCTTTGTTGTTGGATAACAGACCAGAATATGTTGCTATCTGGCTTGGCCTTGCCAAAGCTGGCCTGGTCACTGCTCTTCTAAACCACAATCTTCGGGATAAGCCTCTGTTGCATTGCATCCAGATTGCTGATTGCAAGGGGGTCATCTTTGGTGCCGATTTCTGTGATG CTTTTACTGGCGTACGTGATCAGTTGGATTCCTCAATCAAGCAGTATGCTTTTGACTTTAAGAACAATGTTTCAATCCCCGCTTCTAGCATCAATCTCGACATGAAAATGGAAGAGGCTTCTCCAGGTCGCCTTTCTGGCCCTCAGCGTGCCAATTACGGTGACAAAATGCTGTATATATACACGTCCGGCACTACTGGACTTCCAAAAGCc GCTGTCATTCGTCATTCTCG TTACATATTTGCCACATTTGGGGGTTTTTATGCTTGCGGTCTTAACAAGAAAGACACGATCTACGTCCCTATGCCCTTATACCACATGTCCGGTGGATGCATGGGCGCCGGGATGACTCTACTGTTTGGCTGCACTGCAGTAATGCGAAAAAAGTTCAGTGTGACGAACTTTTGGAGCGATTGCACCAAACACGGATGCACG GTTGCTCAGTATATCGGAGAAACATGTCGCTATCTTCTTGCCGCCCCACCCCGTCCTGAAGACAAAAGTCACAGTGTTCGTCTCATGTTCGGAAATGGATTACGCCCGCAAATTTGGGAAGAATTTGTCAACCGCTTCAGCAGTTCCACAAGAAAACTACTAATTGCTGAATTTTACGGAGCCACCGAAGGAAACGCAAATATAA TCAATTTCGATGGCCGTGTCGGCGCTGTCGGATTTGTATCGATGATTGCCCCATCGGTCTATCCAGTCGCATTAATCAAGGTGAATGAAGATACGGGAGAGCCCATCCGTGGTGAGGATGGACTTTGTATCCGCTGCAAACCTGGAGAGCCGGGCATGTTTGTAGGCATGATTCTTAGGAATCATCCTATTCGCGATTTTCATGGTTACGCCGATCCAAAtgccacaaagaaaaaagttgcGGTCGATGTTTTCAAACGTGGTGACGCAGCTTTCCTCTCTGGTGACATTCTAGAAATGGACGAGCTAGGGTACTTATTCTTTAAAGATCGCACCGGTGACACATTCCGTTGGCGTGGAGAGAATGTTAGCACGTCGGAGGTGGAGGCCGTCATCAGCAACGTAGCTGCATTGAAAGATTGTTGCGTCTATGGAGTCGAG GTTCCGGGTGCTGAAGGTCGTGCGGGTATGGCAGCTATATTGGATCCCGAGAGGACTCTGGACTTGAAAGTTTTGGCTACCGGGATGAGCAAAGTATTGCCGTCCTATGCCCGGCCGCTATTTGTACGACTGGTCAAAGTCATCGATTTAACGGGCACCTATAAATTGAGAAAAGTCGACTACCAGAAAGAAGGATTTGATGTGGACAAGATTAAGGATGAGGTGTACTTCTTTGATGCGACTAGCCAATCATATGTTCTCTTTACTAGTGCACTTTACGAGCAGTTGAAGTCAGGGAAAAtaagagtttaa
- the LOC116917676 gene encoding long-chain fatty acid transport protein 4 isoform X1: MNRGAFYGVIASLLWLRLHFPIWLILLILLAIYAVMGGYSYLSVIVRTTKRDVTGLTRYLQVLLRVRSYQKKNWTVPMVFETHVKKHPNKIAFVFEGREWTFKEIDEFSNKIAHVFEEAGFQPGETVALLLDNRPEYVAIWLGLAKAGLVTALLNHNLRDKPLLHCIQIADCKGVIFGADFCDAFTGVRDQLDSSIKQYAFDFKNNVSIPASSINLDMKMEEASPGRLSGPQRANYGDKMLYIYTSGTTGLPKAAVIRHSRFTFFVSATFFMSPMTCDDIVYDPLPLYHTAGGMVGAGQVLLFGCTAVLRKKFSASAFWKEAIQHQCTVAQYIGETCRYLLAAPPRPEDKSHSVRLMFGNGLRPQIWEEFVNRFSSSTRKLLIAEFYGATEGNANIINFDGRVGAVGFVSMIAPSVYPVALIKVNEDTGEPIRGEDGLCIRCKPGEPGMFVGMILRNHPIRDFHGYADPNATKKKVAVDVFKRGDAAFLSGDILEMDELGYLFFKDRTGDTFRWRGENVSTSEVEAVISNVAALKDCCVYGVEVPGAEGRAGMAAILDPERTLDLKVLATGMSKVLPSYARPLFVRLVKVIDLTGTYKLRKVDYQKEGFDVDKIKDEVYFFDATSQSYVLFTSALYEQLKSGKIRV, encoded by the exons atgaatcgaGGAGCTTTCTACGGTGTCATTGCTTCGTTGCTGTGGCTCCGACTGCATTTTCCTATTTGGCTCATCCTTTTAATCTTACTGGCAATCTACGCCGTTATGGGTGGATACAGTTATCTAAGTGTAATAGTTCGAACTACCAAACGCGATGTCAC TGGTTTGACTCGATACCTTCAAGTGTTGTTGAGGGTACGCAGTTACCAGAAGAAAAATTGGACTGTACCAATGGTATTTGAGACTCATGTGAAGAAACATCCCAACAAAATTGCCTTTGTTTTCGAAGGTAGAGAGTGGACTTTCAAGGAG ATTGACGAGTTCAGTAATAAGATAGCTCATGTGTTTGAAGAAGCTGGGTTTCAACCAGGCGAAACAGTTGCTTTGTTGTTGGATAACAGACCAGAATATGTTGCTATCTGGCTTGGCCTTGCCAAAGCTGGCCTGGTCACTGCTCTTCTAAACCACAATCTTCGGGATAAGCCTCTGTTGCATTGCATCCAGATTGCTGATTGCAAGGGGGTCATCTTTGGTGCCGATTTCTGTGATG CTTTTACTGGCGTACGTGATCAGTTGGATTCCTCAATCAAGCAGTATGCTTTTGACTTTAAGAACAATGTTTCAATCCCCGCTTCTAGCATCAATCTCGACATGAAAATGGAAGAGGCTTCTCCAGGTCGCCTTTCTGGCCCTCAGCGTGCCAATTACGGTGACAAAATGCTGTATATATACACGTCCGGCACTACTGGACTTCCAAAAGCc GCTGTCATTCGTCATTCTCG TTTCACGTTCTTCGTAAGCGCCACGTTCTTCATGAGCCCGATGACGTGCGACGACATTGTGTATGACCCCCTGCCTCTGTATCACACTGCCGGTGGAATGGTTGGTGCTGGACAAGTCCTTTTGTTCGGCTGTACAGCAGTTTTGCGCAAGAAGTTTTCGGCCTCGGCTTTTTGGAAGGAAGCCATTCAGCACCAGTGCACG GTTGCTCAGTATATCGGAGAAACATGTCGCTATCTTCTTGCCGCCCCACCCCGTCCTGAAGACAAAAGTCACAGTGTTCGTCTCATGTTCGGAAATGGATTACGCCCGCAAATTTGGGAAGAATTTGTCAACCGCTTCAGCAGTTCCACAAGAAAACTACTAATTGCTGAATTTTACGGAGCCACCGAAGGAAACGCAAATATAA TCAATTTCGATGGCCGTGTCGGCGCTGTCGGATTTGTATCGATGATTGCCCCATCGGTCTATCCAGTCGCATTAATCAAGGTGAATGAAGATACGGGAGAGCCCATCCGTGGTGAGGATGGACTTTGTATCCGCTGCAAACCTGGAGAGCCGGGCATGTTTGTAGGCATGATTCTTAGGAATCATCCTATTCGCGATTTTCATGGTTACGCCGATCCAAAtgccacaaagaaaaaagttgcGGTCGATGTTTTCAAACGTGGTGACGCAGCTTTCCTCTCTGGTGACATTCTAGAAATGGACGAGCTAGGGTACTTATTCTTTAAAGATCGCACCGGTGACACATTCCGTTGGCGTGGAGAGAATGTTAGCACGTCGGAGGTGGAGGCCGTCATCAGCAACGTAGCTGCATTGAAAGATTGTTGCGTCTATGGAGTCGAG GTTCCGGGTGCTGAAGGTCGTGCGGGTATGGCAGCTATATTGGATCCCGAGAGGACTCTGGACTTGAAAGTTTTGGCTACCGGGATGAGCAAAGTATTGCCGTCCTATGCCCGGCCGCTATTTGTACGACTGGTCAAAGTCATCGATTTAACGGGCACCTATAAATTGAGAAAAGTCGACTACCAGAAAGAAGGATTTGATGTGGACAAGATTAAGGATGAGGTGTACTTCTTTGATGCGACTAGCCAATCATATGTTCTCTTTACTAGTGCACTTTACGAGCAGTTGAAGTCAGGGAAAAtaagagtttaa